From the genome of Lentimonas sp. CC4, one region includes:
- a CDS encoding LamG-like jellyroll fold domain-containing protein translates to MSGSLRITLPHMRAFTLNQLQVIALYLLVAAMLPAEVLYQDSFDGDTLAVNSSGIGGGAVNRTMFTHAWTDDGDATFVPTGTSYTRRALLYSANTFQSDTGFKLTVRYTTGSVGNTAAHNLSFGLISGDTDLSTYGGFNPFRVDTSVYSIGANVTEDQDVASQGLNFTNGSTVTTLDQSGTRAQFQAGETCEVTIEIGKGGYWCYRINGEYEASGVLADGFDLTKEYHVVVYGQDDNGGGKAIESIQLESGYANGERAAHIKGTWSGGSTVVWQMADFKTHDTKQVTFNSGASESALHFAQSKILEIVDPSLTIVPTWGDLSQDEPENDIMLAKILEIREAGFYVKGYSNCKNLTGVNGETYEAAVAAWQSYCDTDPEIQAFIDSQPFHRGVWDSESQTYIADADGDGEDDYPERKYMFCYAEYVLKDYSLRYGSLIDEWIFDSADDMPANGDSDSSGIIEEQRIYQAFTNAIHAGNPEIPVAYNNGRSTVNYNSFPFAAAVQFEDFTFGHAYGGNNDHASEDTGTLGRNYNHVLRMMETDGYVHDGGAWTWDDLIVGNYHSKVATTKWEDGPTNAWEGKENVFLQWNLEALTAGGSMTWGGSTYVSQGATQVRPWAYELLKLLDDHLAQYQNPGAPNWTRARTILPEAIIGQVYYHVLEEEKDFWDPEGDVIDAVWTQTGAPVWLSISQDPNDASRWIMSGIPTEAEVTSHEFSLQVRDVNLEARSREVELEVIENSVTFDNTDGGAPVWISSTLSLPDAYKREAYEYLLKRGQDFEDFDGDTLTMTVVAGVSWLSLEQVASDIWKLSGTPDSSNAGLNTIQLELSDGSQSTSASLQITVTDAQYLSMETNSINGGAYWTTLPFALGTADELSYSNSGNNYDYRSLMYSSETFQSDGGFTLTINYTTGTIDSILGHNFSFGLISADTDVASYAGFNPFAADTSVYSLGVNVIENRGLNFTDGSSVTTLDQSGSNVDFVAGTSTEVIIEVGPNGAWTYSINGIEEASGVIAEGFDLSKEYYVAVYGQDDNGNGKSIQSIALDLNTAPLVGMLAEWNFDAGTSSAVLDSTAHSFDAIAYNGTLVSGLVGQGMSFNGSSSYVDLPVEAVSLISNEITVSMWVNGDATQPAAETILSAIDSSGNRVLNIHLPWSSSKVIWDAGNSGGTNYDRISKDAFASEFMGRWNHWVFTKSATSGEMEIYLNGSLWHSGTGKARSMDGMTAAFLGSGDGQSHYSGIIDEVKLYNIALSPDEISELYNAYEGYEAWTSRHPNLEEMELIADADQDGITSLLEYTLNGSPLEADQVILPTLDTSGASFVFTFTRRSESASDTSQVFQYSSNLLDWYDLNITGDRASEVSVVDAIDDTEDVTVTVSKDLAVEGRLFGRLQVVAE, encoded by the coding sequence ATGTCTGGATCATTAAGAATCACGTTGCCTCATATGCGGGCGTTTACTTTGAACCAATTACAAGTCATCGCGCTCTATTTACTGGTCGCTGCAATGCTCCCAGCAGAGGTGCTGTATCAAGACTCCTTTGACGGCGACACCCTTGCGGTGAATTCGAGCGGAATAGGTGGAGGAGCAGTCAATCGAACGATGTTCACTCATGCATGGACGGATGATGGGGACGCGACTTTCGTCCCGACAGGGACGAGTTATACGCGGAGGGCACTGTTGTATTCGGCGAATACGTTTCAATCTGACACAGGCTTCAAGCTGACTGTTCGCTATACAACTGGTTCGGTCGGAAATACTGCTGCTCATAACCTTTCCTTTGGCCTCATCAGTGGTGACACCGACCTATCAACCTACGGCGGCTTCAATCCTTTTCGTGTGGATACCAGTGTCTACAGTATTGGAGCGAATGTAACCGAAGATCAGGATGTGGCTTCGCAGGGTCTGAACTTTACCAACGGGTCGACAGTGACCACTTTGGATCAGTCAGGCACGCGCGCTCAGTTCCAAGCGGGTGAGACCTGTGAAGTCACCATCGAAATCGGCAAGGGCGGCTATTGGTGCTACCGTATCAACGGTGAATACGAAGCATCGGGTGTGCTGGCGGATGGCTTTGACTTAACCAAAGAGTATCACGTGGTCGTCTATGGTCAGGATGACAATGGTGGAGGGAAAGCCATTGAATCCATTCAGCTCGAAAGCGGCTATGCCAACGGCGAACGCGCCGCGCACATCAAAGGCACGTGGTCGGGTGGTTCGACGGTTGTCTGGCAGATGGCCGACTTCAAAACACACGACACCAAGCAAGTCACCTTTAACTCGGGCGCTTCAGAATCGGCGCTTCATTTTGCTCAAAGCAAGATTCTTGAGATCGTCGATCCGAGCCTCACGATCGTCCCGACGTGGGGAGATTTAAGCCAAGACGAGCCTGAGAATGACATCATGCTCGCAAAGATCCTCGAAATCAGGGAGGCCGGATTTTATGTAAAGGGCTACAGTAACTGTAAAAATCTCACCGGGGTGAATGGTGAGACCTATGAGGCGGCTGTCGCCGCATGGCAGAGCTACTGTGATACGGATCCTGAAATTCAGGCATTCATCGATAGCCAACCCTTTCACCGAGGCGTCTGGGACAGTGAGTCACAAACGTATATCGCAGATGCAGACGGAGACGGGGAGGACGATTATCCAGAACGTAAATACATGTTCTGTTATGCAGAATATGTCCTAAAAGATTACTCACTGCGCTATGGATCTCTCATTGACGAATGGATTTTTGATTCTGCGGATGACATGCCAGCGAATGGCGACAGTGACTCGAGCGGAATTATTGAGGAACAGCGAATTTACCAAGCATTCACCAACGCGATCCATGCGGGAAATCCTGAAATTCCAGTGGCCTATAATAATGGCCGAAGCACAGTGAATTATAACAGTTTTCCTTTTGCCGCGGCCGTGCAGTTTGAAGATTTCACCTTTGGGCATGCCTACGGGGGCAATAATGATCACGCCAGCGAAGACACTGGCACATTAGGCCGAAACTATAACCATGTGCTCCGCATGATGGAGACCGATGGTTACGTGCACGACGGGGGAGCCTGGACCTGGGACGACCTGATTGTCGGAAATTATCACTCCAAAGTCGCGACTACGAAATGGGAGGATGGTCCGACTAATGCTTGGGAAGGTAAGGAGAATGTGTTCTTGCAATGGAACTTAGAAGCACTGACTGCCGGTGGCTCCATGACATGGGGCGGTTCCACCTACGTCTCTCAAGGGGCAACGCAGGTCAGACCGTGGGCCTATGAATTGTTGAAACTGTTGGATGATCATTTGGCTCAATATCAAAACCCTGGTGCTCCTAATTGGACCAGAGCGCGAACCATCTTGCCTGAGGCAATCATTGGTCAGGTGTATTATCACGTGCTAGAAGAAGAAAAAGATTTTTGGGATCCTGAAGGCGATGTAATCGATGCCGTGTGGACTCAGACAGGAGCCCCCGTATGGTTGAGTATCTCTCAAGACCCAAATGATGCCAGCCGTTGGATCATGAGCGGTATTCCAACAGAGGCGGAAGTCACTTCCCATGAGTTTAGTCTGCAAGTCAGAGATGTGAACCTTGAGGCGAGATCTCGTGAAGTGGAACTAGAAGTGATCGAAAATTCCGTGACATTTGATAACACAGATGGTGGTGCACCCGTTTGGATTAGCAGCACGTTGAGCCTGCCAGACGCATATAAGCGTGAGGCATATGAATATCTGCTGAAGCGTGGTCAGGACTTTGAAGACTTCGATGGCGACACTCTGACCATGACAGTCGTGGCTGGAGTTTCCTGGCTGAGCTTGGAGCAAGTCGCCTCAGATATTTGGAAATTGAGTGGCACGCCAGACAGCTCAAATGCTGGACTCAATACCATCCAATTGGAATTGAGCGATGGTTCCCAATCCACTTCGGCCAGCTTGCAGATCACTGTGACCGATGCTCAATACCTGAGCATGGAGACCAATTCCATCAATGGTGGAGCCTATTGGACGACGCTGCCATTTGCATTGGGAACCGCGGATGAACTGAGTTACTCTAACAGCGGCAATAATTATGACTACCGTTCGCTCATGTATTCGAGTGAAACATTCCAATCCGACGGAGGTTTTACGCTCACAATCAACTATACAACGGGCACGATTGATAGCATTTTGGGGCATAATTTTTCCTTCGGTTTGATCAGTGCGGATACCGACGTAGCCAGCTATGCTGGGTTTAATCCATTTGCAGCAGATACCAGCGTTTACAGCTTGGGCGTGAATGTCATCGAAAACCGAGGACTCAACTTTACCGATGGCTCGTCTGTCACCACCCTTGATCAATCAGGAAGCAACGTTGATTTTGTTGCGGGGACTTCAACCGAAGTGATCATCGAGGTGGGGCCGAATGGGGCATGGACGTATTCAATCAATGGAATTGAAGAAGCATCAGGCGTTATTGCCGAAGGTTTTGACCTGAGCAAAGAGTATTATGTGGCCGTTTACGGTCAGGATGACAACGGCAATGGAAAGAGCATCCAGTCCATCGCATTGGATCTGAACACGGCTCCATTGGTTGGTATGCTGGCGGAGTGGAATTTTGATGCCGGAACCAGTAGCGCAGTGCTTGACTCTACGGCGCATTCCTTCGATGCAATCGCGTATAATGGGACGCTCGTCAGTGGACTCGTCGGTCAGGGCATGAGCTTTAACGGGAGTAGTTCGTATGTGGATCTGCCTGTGGAGGCCGTTTCTTTAATTAGTAATGAGATCACGGTATCGATGTGGGTGAATGGCGATGCGACGCAACCAGCTGCGGAGACCATTTTAAGTGCGATAGACAGCAGTGGAAATCGAGTGCTGAATATCCATCTCCCATGGAGTAGTTCCAAAGTTATTTGGGATGCAGGTAACAGCGGCGGCACGAATTACGACCGTATTTCTAAAGATGCCTTTGCTTCCGAATTCATGGGTCGATGGAACCACTGGGTCTTTACTAAAAGTGCGACAAGCGGGGAGATGGAGATTTATCTCAATGGATCACTCTGGCACAGCGGAACTGGTAAGGCGAGGTCGATGGATGGAATGACAGCAGCCTTTCTAGGAAGCGGTGACGGACAATCCCATTATAGTGGCATCATCGATGAAGTGAAACTCTACAATATCGCACTCAGCCCAGACGAGATCTCCGAGCTCTACAACGCATACGAAGGCTATGAAGCATGGACGAGTCGTCACCCAAACCTGGAAGAGATGGAGCTGATCGCGGATGCCGATCAGGACGGTATTACGAGCTTGCTTGAATACACACTCAACGGAAGTCCGTTGGAGGCAGATCAAGTAATATTGCCGACGCTGGATACGTCTGGTGCGTCTTTCGTTTTCACATTCACACGCCGTTCGGAGTCCGCGAGTGATACTTCGCAAGTCTTTCAATACAGCTCAAACCTACTGGATTGGTATGACCTCAATATCACAGGGGATCGCGCCTCTGAAGTCAGCGTGGTCGATGCCATCGACGACACCGAGGATGTGACAGTCACTGTGAGCAAAGACCTGGCAGTAGAGGGTCGACTCTTCGGACGCCTTCAGGTCGTTGCGGAGTAA
- a CDS encoding LamG-like jellyroll fold domain-containing protein → MHILTRAMIFEKCIQALSQSYRRGFACEDRAKAVSTRRLSTSPKLVGAAPVLRSSSSVGGSITPSVISESSRITFADTRLFSLNRLQVIALYLLVVSMLPAEVLYQDSFDGDTLAVNSNGIGGGAINGTIEGHAWTDDGAATLVTNDSEPEKRALLYSANTFQSDHGFRLTVNYTTGSLGDSGAHNLAFGLIASDTDPSTYSGFNPFKIETGVYSIGVNLTANGGAEAQGLNFTDGATRTTLDQSGSRAQFKSGEACEVSIEIAEGGYWCYRIDGVYESSGVLLEGFDLSQNYHVVVYGQDDDGGGKSIQSIQLETAPAPGERATKLRGSWHGGEGDLESIKDFKTLDEVGVRFSDGASLSAQHYVPHKLLETVALEGVDGAGPSIDYIVAPTWGNLALDEPENDAFLDEILEIRAAGFRVHAYTNSENFVGSNGDSLQEFVDRWMEYCDADPDMQAFINSQPFHTGVWNQTTQQYDDASATYPNRKYMFCYAEFVLKDYSLRYGNYIDAWIFDDGGTMEQNGDNATSGIIEEQRIYQAFANAVRAGNPDCPIAFNNGRSTLNYNSFPFAHAVRFDDFTFGHAFGGNNDHASKTGTQFANNYKHITRMTATNGYVHDGGAWEWDDLIVGNMHSKLSTTAWKYGTNQAWEEADFLQWNLEAMQAGGHLTWSGSIWRSNPTLQSWAYDLLKALDDHLAEFENPGAPNWARAYTPLPDAYIGVPYSRAIVEGVDFWDPEGDAILDVLFAESADGVPSWLTVQEVPVDSGTWVLSGTPTETSATEYDFRLRATDASGGRDRWVNLVVNAIPFMDMESRSISGGASWVQVGPELIYDSGGTNYQNRAICYSSDAYQSDSGLRLTVNYTTGNIGDSAAHNFSFGLIRTDTDLSTYAGFNPFKADTSVYSIGVNLTEDSDATAQGLNFTNGATRSTLDQSGDNIQFPVDHSTTVVIEIRNNGAWSYSVSGVTEASGIIPEGFDLSQQYRVAVYGQDDNGDGKSIQSIELESISNSPPVAGNVATTVDANSSVGVTLVGSDAEGDSLTYSILIAPENGILSGIAPNLTYTPNPDYVGLESFTYKAHDGAADSEDATVRIAVGEPFGLVADWSLDDVSSGEAFDVSGHNFHGTLLNGTGVSGVHADAVYFNGMNSTVSIPTEAFGSISDEITISLWANGDVAQELGNSFIFATDNSGDRVLNIHLPWTNSKVYWDAGTSGGTDYDRISTPAVASEFMGRWNHWTFTKSTISGEMKIYLNGALWHSGIEKIKPISGITEVTLGSSQSGAHYHGMLDEIRLYNTELTASEVSDLYDAYEGYEAWTSRHPSLVDLEPDADADQDGITSLLEYTLNGSPLEADQVILPTLDASGEYFVFTFTRRVESASDTAQVFQYSSNLLNWYDLNITGDRAAEVSVVDGITGTEDVTVTVSKDMAEDGRLFGRLQVEAK, encoded by the coding sequence ATGCATATACTCACGCGCGCCATGATTTTTGAAAAGTGCATTCAAGCACTTTCGCAATCCTATCGTAGGGGCTTTGCTTGCGAAGACCGCGCAAAGGCCGTAAGCACACGACGTCTTTCAACATCTCCTAAGCTCGTCGGTGCCGCACCTGTCCTCCGTAGCTCGTCGAGCGTAGGAGGAAGCATCACCCCTTCAGTGATTTCTGAATCATCAAGGATCACATTCGCTGATACGCGACTGTTTAGTTTGAATCGATTACAAGTGATAGCGCTCTATTTACTGGTCGTGTCGATGCTCCCAGCAGAGGTGCTGTATCAAGACTCCTTTGACGGCGACACGCTTGCGGTGAATTCAAATGGAATCGGCGGAGGAGCGATCAATGGCACGATTGAAGGCCACGCGTGGACTGATGATGGTGCGGCAACGCTTGTTACCAATGACTCAGAACCCGAGAAGCGGGCGCTGCTGTATTCTGCGAACACCTTCCAATCGGACCATGGTTTTAGGCTTACGGTCAACTATACGACAGGATCACTTGGAGATTCCGGAGCCCATAATCTTGCATTTGGCTTGATCGCCAGCGACACCGATCCATCGACCTATTCCGGATTCAACCCTTTTAAGATAGAGACTGGCGTCTACAGCATCGGAGTTAATTTGACGGCAAATGGCGGAGCGGAAGCCCAAGGGCTGAACTTCACCGATGGTGCCACGCGCACCACTCTGGATCAGTCTGGCAGTCGAGCCCAGTTCAAGTCGGGAGAAGCATGCGAAGTTTCCATTGAGATCGCTGAGGGAGGCTATTGGTGTTATCGGATTGACGGAGTCTACGAGTCCTCCGGAGTGTTACTTGAGGGTTTTGATCTTAGCCAGAATTACCATGTGGTAGTCTATGGGCAAGATGACGACGGGGGCGGTAAGTCGATTCAATCGATTCAATTGGAAACAGCACCCGCACCCGGTGAACGTGCAACCAAGCTAAGGGGCAGTTGGCATGGGGGCGAGGGGGACCTGGAGAGTATTAAAGACTTTAAAACGCTCGATGAAGTCGGGGTTAGATTTTCTGATGGCGCTTCACTGTCTGCCCAACATTACGTGCCGCATAAATTACTTGAGACGGTTGCACTTGAGGGAGTCGATGGTGCAGGCCCTTCAATCGATTACATCGTGGCGCCGACTTGGGGCAACCTCGCTCTGGACGAGCCTGAGAATGATGCTTTTCTCGATGAAATCTTAGAAATCAGAGCGGCTGGCTTCAGAGTCCATGCATATACAAATTCTGAAAACTTTGTAGGTTCAAATGGGGATTCCCTTCAAGAGTTTGTGGATCGTTGGATGGAATACTGTGATGCGGATCCAGATATGCAGGCATTCATCAACAGCCAACCTTTTCATACTGGAGTCTGGAATCAAACGACTCAGCAGTATGACGATGCCTCCGCGACCTATCCGAATCGTAAGTATATGTTCTGTTATGCCGAATTTGTGCTTAAGGACTATTCACTGCGTTATGGTAACTATATTGATGCGTGGATTTTTGATGATGGGGGAACCATGGAGCAGAATGGGGACAATGCGACGAGTGGAATCATAGAAGAGCAGCGAATTTATCAGGCCTTTGCGAATGCGGTGCGTGCCGGTAATCCAGACTGCCCGATCGCTTTTAATAATGGTCGTAGCACATTAAATTATAATTCCTTCCCATTTGCACATGCTGTCCGTTTTGATGACTTCACCTTTGGGCATGCTTTCGGGGGGAACAATGATCACGCGAGTAAGACAGGCACACAGTTTGCCAATAATTATAAGCATATAACGAGAATGACCGCGACAAACGGTTATGTTCATGACGGTGGCGCTTGGGAGTGGGATGATCTGATTGTCGGAAATATGCATTCTAAGCTGAGCACGACGGCATGGAAGTATGGGACTAACCAAGCATGGGAAGAAGCCGATTTCTTACAATGGAACTTAGAAGCGATGCAAGCGGGTGGGCACTTGACATGGAGTGGCTCAATCTGGAGGTCTAACCCCACGCTGCAAAGTTGGGCATACGACTTATTGAAAGCTCTGGATGATCACTTGGCCGAGTTTGAAAACCCTGGGGCGCCTAATTGGGCCAGAGCTTATACTCCCTTGCCAGATGCCTATATTGGCGTGCCCTATTCTCGTGCGATAGTGGAGGGCGTTGACTTCTGGGATCCTGAAGGTGATGCAATTCTGGATGTGCTGTTTGCAGAGAGTGCAGATGGAGTGCCATCGTGGTTGACTGTGCAGGAGGTGCCCGTGGATTCAGGCACTTGGGTTCTGTCGGGCACGCCAACGGAGACATCGGCTACAGAATATGATTTCAGGCTTCGTGCCACGGATGCGTCTGGTGGCAGAGATCGCTGGGTGAATCTAGTGGTGAACGCGATCCCATTCATGGACATGGAAAGCCGATCGATCAGCGGCGGTGCATCGTGGGTGCAAGTCGGACCAGAGCTAATCTACGATAGTGGCGGCACGAATTATCAAAACAGAGCGATTTGCTACTCGAGTGACGCGTATCAATCCGACTCTGGGCTTCGATTGACGGTGAATTATACCACAGGAAATATTGGCGATAGCGCGGCACATAACTTTTCCTTCGGATTGATTCGCACGGACACGGATCTCTCCACATATGCTGGTTTCAATCCCTTTAAGGCAGATACCAGTGTTTATAGTATCGGCGTCAATCTGACGGAGGATAGTGATGCGACAGCTCAAGGCTTGAACTTTACCAATGGGGCAACGCGCTCGACCTTGGATCAGTCTGGAGATAATATCCAATTTCCAGTCGATCACTCGACTACGGTGGTCATCGAGATTAGAAATAACGGGGCGTGGAGTTATTCAGTGTCTGGCGTGACGGAGGCATCTGGCATCATTCCCGAAGGGTTCGATCTCAGTCAGCAATATCGTGTGGCCGTCTATGGACAAGATGACAACGGCGATGGTAAATCCATTCAGTCGATCGAATTGGAATCCATATCGAATAGTCCGCCTGTTGCGGGCAACGTCGCTACGACAGTCGATGCAAACAGCTCAGTTGGTGTGACTCTCGTTGGCTCTGATGCTGAAGGCGACAGTCTGACGTATTCGATCTTGATCGCTCCCGAGAATGGCATCTTGAGTGGCATCGCTCCGAATCTGACTTACACGCCCAATCCGGACTATGTCGGCCTTGAATCATTTACTTACAAGGCCCACGACGGGGCAGCCGATAGCGAGGACGCGACGGTTCGAATTGCTGTCGGAGAGCCGTTTGGACTCGTTGCTGATTGGTCCTTAGATGATGTTTCCAGTGGGGAAGCTTTCGATGTGTCCGGCCATAATTTCCACGGCACACTGTTGAATGGCACCGGTGTGAGTGGAGTGCATGCCGATGCGGTGTATTTCAATGGAATGAATAGCACTGTTTCTATTCCGACCGAGGCTTTTGGATCTATTAGCGACGAAATCACAATCAGTCTGTGGGCGAATGGAGACGTTGCACAAGAGTTGGGGAATTCATTTATTTTCGCGACTGATAATAGTGGGGATCGAGTGCTCAACATACATCTCCCCTGGACGAATTCTAAGGTTTACTGGGATGCGGGGACAAGTGGTGGCACTGATTATGACCGCATCTCAACACCTGCCGTTGCCTCAGAGTTTATGGGGCGTTGGAATCACTGGACCTTCACGAAGAGCACAATCAGCGGGGAGATGAAGATCTATCTCAATGGGGCACTCTGGCATAGCGGAATAGAGAAGATCAAGCCGATCAGTGGTATTACAGAAGTCACCCTTGGGTCGAGTCAATCGGGGGCTCATTACCATGGTATGCTTGATGAGATCAGACTCTATAACACGGAGCTCACTGCATCTGAAGTGAGCGATCTCTACGACGCATACGAAGGCTATGAGGCGTGGACAAGTCGTCACCCGAGTCTGGTAGATCTGGAGCCGGATGCGGATGCCGATCAAGACGGCATCACTAGCTTGCTTGAATACACACTCAACGGCAGTCCGTTGGAGGCCGACCAAGTCATCTTACCGACGCTCGATGCTTCTGGTGAATACTTCGTTTTCACATTCACGCGTCGTGTGGAGTCCGCCAGCGATACCGCGCAAGTCTTTCAATACAGTTCGAACCTACTGAATTGGTATGATCTGAACATCACAGGGGACCGAGCCGCTGAAGTCAGTGTGGTCGACGGAATCACAGGCACCGAGGACGTAACAGTGACCGTGAGCAAAGACATGGCCGAGGATGGTCGACTCTTCGGACGCCTGCAGGTGGAAGCTAAGTAG